The Lepidochelys kempii isolate rLepKem1 chromosome 25, rLepKem1.hap2, whole genome shotgun sequence genome contains a region encoding:
- the R3HDM4 gene encoding R3H domain-containing protein 4 isoform X1 — MVVLTGREAGGGRAPEEPYLRIEDCLPPLGSSPSKRFSPSKRKQYYVNQAIRNSDLIPKAKGRKSLQRLENRLCFLARYLMTLLERDESGNDDGELTHSAAPSIFTEACNNETYMEIWNDFMNRSGEEQERVLLYLEEEAKKKHKRKLPVKAEDTWKEHPAYTPKECFQRISRRLRTTLRRGRIPMGTLECLEEELLAFFSVTPHSVYTAMMDNSFERLLLHALCQYMDLVSASSDFEGKRQMKVSNKHGVFLPPELLLSTYLEQMS, encoded by the exons GAGGATTGAAGACTGCCTGCCTCCTCTGGGGAGCTCCCCATCCAAGAGGTTCTCCCCCTCCAAACGGAAGCAGTACTACGTTAACCAGGCCATCCGCAACTCCGACCTCATCCCAAAGGCCAAGGGGCGCAAGAGCCTTCAGAGGCTGGAGAACA ggctctgtttcctagctcggTACCTGATGACTCTGCTGGAGCGGGACGAAAGTGGGAATGATGATGGGGAACTCACTCACTCTGCTGCCCCAAGCATCTTCACAGAGGCCTGCAACAACGAGACGTACATGGAG ATCTGGAATGACTTCATGAACCGGTCTGGGGAGGAACAGGAGCGGGTCCTGCTCTACCTAGAGGAAGAGGCCAAGAAGAAGCACAAGAGGAAGCTCCCTGTTAAAGCAGAGGACACGTGGAAAG AGCATCCTGCTTACACGCCGAAAGAATGTTTCCAGCGCATCAGCCGCCGGCTTCGCACCACGCTGAGACGAGGCAGGATCCCCATG GGGACCCTGGAGTGTCTGGAGGAGGAGTTACTGGCCTTTTTCTCCGTCACCCCTCactctgtctacacagcaatgatggACAATAG CTTTGAGCGGCTGCTGCTCCATGCCCTCTGCCAGTACATGGACCTCGTCTCTGCCA GTTCTGACTTTGAAGGGAAACGCCAAATGAAAGTGAGCAACAAACACGGAGTCTTCCTGCCCCCAGAGTTACTGCTGTCCACCTACTTGGAGCAGATGAGCTGA
- the R3HDM4 gene encoding R3H domain-containing protein 4 isoform X2, giving the protein MVVLTGREAGGGRAPEEPYLRIEDCLPPLGSSPSKRFSPSKRKQYYVNQAIRNSDLIPKAKGRKSLQRLENTRYLMTLLERDESGNDDGELTHSAAPSIFTEACNNETYMEIWNDFMNRSGEEQERVLLYLEEEAKKKHKRKLPVKAEDTWKEHPAYTPKECFQRISRRLRTTLRRGRIPMGTLECLEEELLAFFSVTPHSVYTAMMDNSFERLLLHALCQYMDLVSASSDFEGKRQMKVSNKHGVFLPPELLLSTYLEQMS; this is encoded by the exons GAGGATTGAAGACTGCCTGCCTCCTCTGGGGAGCTCCCCATCCAAGAGGTTCTCCCCCTCCAAACGGAAGCAGTACTACGTTAACCAGGCCATCCGCAACTCCGACCTCATCCCAAAGGCCAAGGGGCGCAAGAGCCTTCAGAGGCTGGAGAACA ctcggTACCTGATGACTCTGCTGGAGCGGGACGAAAGTGGGAATGATGATGGGGAACTCACTCACTCTGCTGCCCCAAGCATCTTCACAGAGGCCTGCAACAACGAGACGTACATGGAG ATCTGGAATGACTTCATGAACCGGTCTGGGGAGGAACAGGAGCGGGTCCTGCTCTACCTAGAGGAAGAGGCCAAGAAGAAGCACAAGAGGAAGCTCCCTGTTAAAGCAGAGGACACGTGGAAAG AGCATCCTGCTTACACGCCGAAAGAATGTTTCCAGCGCATCAGCCGCCGGCTTCGCACCACGCTGAGACGAGGCAGGATCCCCATG GGGACCCTGGAGTGTCTGGAGGAGGAGTTACTGGCCTTTTTCTCCGTCACCCCTCactctgtctacacagcaatgatggACAATAG CTTTGAGCGGCTGCTGCTCCATGCCCTCTGCCAGTACATGGACCTCGTCTCTGCCA GTTCTGACTTTGAAGGGAAACGCCAAATGAAAGTGAGCAACAAACACGGAGTCTTCCTGCCCCCAGAGTTACTGCTGTCCACCTACTTGGAGCAGATGAGCTGA